From the genome of Primulina eburnea isolate SZY01 chromosome 12, ASM2296580v1, whole genome shotgun sequence, one region includes:
- the LOC140808067 gene encoding uncharacterized protein isoform X1, with product MLEAKRLKKAVVPESLFRHPSPAHLQSTRLTLSVNEDATSCWVYIAQGSRIYKLRISLEDSFVGRGKESLLIPEQTQVLDAAVVNRCPHRSEIQSIVCAETEDVGCSLMGSVDSYGHLIVSKIESGNTDVDVLTYSVSPRDIGVGEGSWSGLCFNPNQLSMTAVAVSLNKSIDVYDRDINLRTLRSLWYPSSLVFMNKFMEGTNSMLGVAEGSQISIWDLRTKENGGCVQRIVGSVGDMLYAVCTSSSGYIATGGADRTVTVYDPRRWSAVARWLNCSKYEITGLAFSSVDPGYIYVQGVDYEVFCGLWRESKKSFSFRGDSNWLGFGKCSNRDVLAGWCDSGSIFVADVS from the exons ATGTTGGAGGCTAAAAGGTTGAAGAAGGCAGTAGTCCCAGAATCTCTCTTCCGCCACCCTTCTCCGGCTCACCTCCAATCCACCCGCCTCACTCTCAGT GTCAACGAGGACGCGACTTCTTGCTGGGTTTACATTGCCCAAGGCTCACGAATATACAAACTCCGG ATTTCATTGGAGGATTCATTTGTGGGTCGAGGAAAGGAAAGCCTTTTAATCCCTGAACAAACTCAG GTTTTAGATGCAGCAGTTGTCAACCGCTGCCCTCACCGGTCTGAAATTCAAAGTATAGTGTGTGCAGAAACAGAAG ATGTGGGTTGCTCATTGATGGGAAGTGTGGACTCCTATGGCCACCTTATTGTTTCTAAAATTGAATCTGGCAATACAG ATGTAGATGTACTTACGTATTCTGTATCTCCTCGGGACATTGGTGTCGGGGAAGGAAGCTGGTCTGGACTTTGCTTTAATCCAAATCAATTGTCCATG ACAGCTGTAGCTGTCAGCTTAAATAAGAGCATTGATGTTTACGACCGAGATATTAATCTCCGCACTTTACGTTC ATTATGGTATCCATCTTCGCTCGTTTTCATGAACAAATTTATGGAGGGTACAAATTCTATGCTCGGCGTTGCAGAAGGTTCCCAG ATTAGTATATGGGACTTGCGAACAAAAGAAAATGGGGGCTGTGTGCAGAGAATAGTGGGATCCGTTGGGGATATGTTATATGCAGTCTGTACATCTTCATCTGGTTATATTGCTACTGGTGGAGCGGATCGTACTGTGACTGTCTATGATCCTCGCAG ATGGTCAGCTGTGGCCAGGTGGCTGAACTGCTCGAAATATGAG ATTACCGGACTTGCTTTTTCATCAGTTGATCCTGGTTATATATACGTGCAAGGAGTTGATTATGAG GTGTTCTGTGGACTATGGAGAGAAAGCAAGAAATCATTTTCGTTCAGAGGAGATTCTAACTGGCTTGGATTCGGCAAG TGTTCCAATAGGGATGTCTTAGCAGGATGGTGCGACTCGGGTAGCATATTTGTTGCTGATGTCTCCTAG
- the LOC140808067 gene encoding uncharacterized protein isoform X2, protein MLEAKRLKKAVVPESLFRHPSPAHLQSTRLTLSVNEDATSCWVYIAQGSRIYKLRISLEDSFVGRGKESLLIPEQTQVLDAAVVNRCPHRSEIQSIVCAETEDVGCSLMGSVDSYGHLIVSKIESGNTDVLTYSVSPRDIGVGEGSWSGLCFNPNQLSMTAVAVSLNKSIDVYDRDINLRTLRSLWYPSSLVFMNKFMEGTNSMLGVAEGSQISIWDLRTKENGGCVQRIVGSVGDMLYAVCTSSSGYIATGGADRTVTVYDPRRWSAVARWLNCSKYEITGLAFSSVDPGYIYVQGVDYEVFCGLWRESKKSFSFRGDSNWLGFGKCSNRDVLAGWCDSGSIFVADVS, encoded by the exons ATGTTGGAGGCTAAAAGGTTGAAGAAGGCAGTAGTCCCAGAATCTCTCTTCCGCCACCCTTCTCCGGCTCACCTCCAATCCACCCGCCTCACTCTCAGT GTCAACGAGGACGCGACTTCTTGCTGGGTTTACATTGCCCAAGGCTCACGAATATACAAACTCCGG ATTTCATTGGAGGATTCATTTGTGGGTCGAGGAAAGGAAAGCCTTTTAATCCCTGAACAAACTCAG GTTTTAGATGCAGCAGTTGTCAACCGCTGCCCTCACCGGTCTGAAATTCAAAGTATAGTGTGTGCAGAAACAGAAG ATGTGGGTTGCTCATTGATGGGAAGTGTGGACTCCTATGGCCACCTTATTGTTTCTAAAATTGAATCTGGCAATACAG ATGTACTTACGTATTCTGTATCTCCTCGGGACATTGGTGTCGGGGAAGGAAGCTGGTCTGGACTTTGCTTTAATCCAAATCAATTGTCCATG ACAGCTGTAGCTGTCAGCTTAAATAAGAGCATTGATGTTTACGACCGAGATATTAATCTCCGCACTTTACGTTC ATTATGGTATCCATCTTCGCTCGTTTTCATGAACAAATTTATGGAGGGTACAAATTCTATGCTCGGCGTTGCAGAAGGTTCCCAG ATTAGTATATGGGACTTGCGAACAAAAGAAAATGGGGGCTGTGTGCAGAGAATAGTGGGATCCGTTGGGGATATGTTATATGCAGTCTGTACATCTTCATCTGGTTATATTGCTACTGGTGGAGCGGATCGTACTGTGACTGTCTATGATCCTCGCAG ATGGTCAGCTGTGGCCAGGTGGCTGAACTGCTCGAAATATGAG ATTACCGGACTTGCTTTTTCATCAGTTGATCCTGGTTATATATACGTGCAAGGAGTTGATTATGAG GTGTTCTGTGGACTATGGAGAGAAAGCAAGAAATCATTTTCGTTCAGAGGAGATTCTAACTGGCTTGGATTCGGCAAG TGTTCCAATAGGGATGTCTTAGCAGGATGGTGCGACTCGGGTAGCATATTTGTTGCTGATGTCTCCTAG
- the LOC140807482 gene encoding U-box domain-containing protein 28-like translates to MAREKRSQELKIAVPSLFRCPISMDVMKSPVSLCTGVTYDRTSIETWLALGHNTCPATMQTLPSTHTTPNLTLRRLINLWISQAQVLEAPPSSPTSAISKQQVAELIEGELNPVSLDKIIGFIKASEDNLKFVAQSCDAISRLVEVFGKADEIRVSELIVEIFYLMARENVVGERLNELILKSTTDCLSSFAFVLRKGSSRSKVKCAEVLEIMALNPKSQLTIAGKPDLMRELCNLLTVTSAAEASFSALSAMSNSRQVKMELIRFGLVARIGEILSSSAARAVNDKALGMLAMIATCTEGRVVIAADEKCVVGIVEKLMKCSGEATENGIRVLWSVCCLGRDTLAQGRVVKVNGLTKVLLVMQSDCSENTKQMCGELVKVLRAKNVKSNLGPYETRTTHITPY, encoded by the coding sequence ATGGCAAGAGAAAAGAGAAGCCAGGAATTGAAAATTGCCGTACCTAGTTTGTTCCGTTGCCCGATCTCCATGGACGTGATGAAGTCCCCGGTGAGCCTTTGCACCGGTGTTACATATGATCGCACCTCCATTGAGACGTGGCTAGCTCTCGGCCACAACACGTGCCCAGCTACCATGCAAACCCTCCCCTCCACCCACACCACGCCGAATCTCACGCTCCGCCGCCTCATAAATCTCTGGATCTCCCAGGCTCAGGTTCTTGAGGCGCCACCGTCATCACCGACGTCCGCAATCTCGAAACAGCAGGTGGCTGAACTCATCGAAGGTGAATTAAATCCTGTTTCACTGGATAAGATCATCGGTTTCATAAAAGCCTCGGAGGATAATTTGAAGTTCGTCGCCCAATCCTGTGATGCGATTTCGAGGCTTGTTGAGGTCTTCGGGAAGGCCGATGAAATTCGAGTTTCTGAATTGATCGtcgaaattttttatttgatggcGCGGGAAAATGTGGTTGGGGAGAGATTGAATGAGTTGATATTGAAGAGTACTACTGATTGCTTGTCATCATTCGCTTTCGTGTTGCGAAAGGGCAGCTCGCGATCAAAGGTTAAATGTGCTGAAGTTTTGGAGATTATGGCATTAAAtccaaaatctcagctcacaatTGCTGGAAAGCCAGATTTAATGCGCGAACTGTGCAATTTGCTAACCGTTACATCAGCCGCAGAAGCCAGTTTCTCAGCTCTATCGGCAATGTCAAACTCCAGGCAGGTGAAGATGGAGCTGATCCGGTTCGGTTTAGTGGCAAGAATCGGGGAAATCCTCTCTTCAAGCGCGGCTCGTGCAGTTAACGACAAGGCTCTGGGGATGCTAGCGATGATTGCCACTTGCACGGAGGGGAGGGTGGTGATTGCTGCAGACGAGAAATGTGTGGTGGGGATTGTGGAGAAATTGATGAAGTGTTCCGGCGAGGCGACGGAGAACGGTATCCGGGTACTGTGGAGCGTGTGCTGCTTGGGACGGGACACGTTGGCCCAAGGGAGGGTGGTGAAAGTTAACGGGTTGACCAAGGTACTACTTGTGATGCAGAGTGACTGTTCGGAGAATACAAAGCAGATGTGCGGGGAATTGGTCAAAGTGCTGAGAGCAAAGAACGTGAAGTCGAATCTGGGTCCTTACGAGACGAGGACAACTCACATCACGCCTTATTAA
- the LOC140807698 gene encoding LOW QUALITY PROTEIN: PH, RCC1 and FYVE domains-containing protein 1-like (The sequence of the model RefSeq protein was modified relative to this genomic sequence to represent the inferred CDS: deleted 2 bases in 2 codons): MADLVSFANADREILQALIALKKGARLLKYGRKGKPKVYPFRLSNDETSLIWISSSGERSLKLASVLRIIPGQRTAVFRRQLCPEKEYLSFSLLYNNGKRSLDLICKDKVEAATWIAGLKTLLSSSQAGRSKIDGWSDGGLYFDDNRDLTSNSLNNYSLSPIRSLPEVSISSNMTSSMKSYYPEDTLVHSERSHVALDQTNMLVKGYGSDAFRVSVSSGPSNSSHGSAPDDSDALGDVYIWGEVICDNLVKARPQENAHSIITRADVLLPRPLECNVVLDVHQVACGVRHATLVTRQGEVFSWGEESGGRLGHGVGKDLTQPRLVESLSFCNVDFVACGEFHSCAITMAGELYTWGDGTHNAGILGHGTDLCHWVPKRISGPLDGRQVATVSCGPWHTALITTTGQMFTFGDGTFGALGHGNREKVMYPREIKSLSGLRTMAVACGVWHTAAVVEVTVTQFCATVSSGKLFTWGDGDKNRLGHGDKEPRLKPTRVPTLIDYDFHQVSCGHSLTIGLTTSGRVFTMGSTVYGQLGNPQSDGTSPCLVEDNITGESVEQLACGAYHVAVLTSKNEVYTWGKGANGRLGHGDIDDRKVPTVLEALKDRHVKSVACGTNYSAAICLHKWVSGVEQSQCSACRLTFGFTRKRHNCYNCGLVHCHACSSKKAVRVSLAPNPSKQYRVCDSCFAKLSKVAEAGVKCRRNTGVPPLYAENKNKLYKDDFRLEKPSNLDLIELFNEKVAKQGKKADVVCTTIDGLQTCPKPLLAPSIVNSRALSPLSIKCSPPRCATPGPTVSVLSSSETSAESLKINELLNQEVNKLRVQVDNLKNRYELQELELRNSAKIVQEAMVLAAEESTKCKAAKEVIKSLTAQLKDMSKRLPLAVCDTESFRLVNGLEPNETNGNSDTRPPNGGSSVPSCTSNTLQRVDAKESKHDKAADSDLISKNNACGQIEAECIEQYEPGVYITLVPLQDGTRDLKRVRFSRRRFREHQAETWWLENREKIYETYNICGSDKVSVFCQTAL; encoded by the exons ATGGCAGATCTTGTTAGCTTTGCTAATGCCGACCGTGAAATTCTGcag GCATTGATTGCTCTAAAGAAGGGTGCTCGATTGCTTAAATATGGTCGTAAAGGAAAGCCTAAAGTTTATCCATTTAGACTCTCTAAT GATGAAACATCTTTGATTTGGATCTCTAGTAGCGGTGAAAGAAGTTTGAAGCTAGCTTCAGTTTTGAGAATTATCCCTGGACAAAGAACT GCCGTTTTTCGAAGGCAGCTATGCCCCGAAAAGGAATACTTGTCGTTTTCCCTCTTATATAACAACGGGAAGAGATCCCTCGATCTG ATTTGCAAGGACAAAGTTGAGGCAGCGACCTGGATAGCAGGTCTTAAGACATTGCTATCATCTAGCCAAGCCGGACGTTCAAAAATTGATGGATGGAGTGATGGAGGCTTATATTTTGAC GATAACAGAGATTTGACGTCAAATAGTTTGAACAACTATTCTTTGAGTCCTATTCGTAGCTTGCCCGAGGTTTCCATTAGCTCAAATATGACATCTTCTATGAAGAGCTATTACCCAGAGGATACTTTGGTCCATTCAGAAAGGTCACATGTAGCTCTGGATCAGACAAATATGCTAGTAAAGGGATATGGTTCGGATGCTTTTCGGGTTAGCGTATCTAGTGGCCCAAGTAATTCTAGTCACGGTTCTGCACCCGATGATTCTGATGCTTTGGGGGATGTTTATATATGGGGTGAGGTTATTTGTGATAATCTCGTTAAGGCCAGGCCCCAAGAGAATGCTCATTCCATTATCACAAGAGCTGATGTTCTTCTTCCCAGGCCGTTGGAATGTAATGTTGTTCTGGACGTTCATCAAGTAGCCTGCGGGGTCAGGCATGCCACCCTCGTCACTAGGCAAGGCGAAGTCTTCAGCTGGGGTGAAGAATCTGGGGGGCGTCTTGGCCACGGAGTCGGGAAAGATCTTACTCAACCTCGTCTGGTGGAATCTTTATCCTTTTGCAATGTTGATTTCGTGGCATGCGGAGAGTTTCATTCTTGTGCAATAACAATGGCTGGGGAGCTTTACACGTGGGGTGACGGTACGCATAATGCCGGAATATTGGGTCACGGCACAGATCTATGTCACTGGGTACCAAAGAGAATTTCCGGTCCTTTAGATGGGCGTCAAGTTGCGACAGTTTCTTGTGGTCCGTGGCATACTGCCTTGATAACGACTACTGGACAGATGTTTACCTTTGGAGATGGAACATTTGGAGCGTTAGGCCACGGTAATCGGGAAAAGGTTATGTATCCTAGGGAGATCAAGTCTCTTTCAGGGTTGAGGACCATGGCAGTTGCCTGTGGAGTGTGGCACACTGCTGCCGTGGTTGAAGTTACGGTAACACAGTTTTGTGCTACTGTTTCATCCGGAAAATTGTTCACTTGGGGTGATGGTGATAAAAATAGACTTGGACACGGTGACAAGGAACCTCGACTAAAACCAACTCGTGTTCCTACACTTATCGACTATGATTTTCACCAAGTTTCCTGCGGGCATAGTTTGACAATAGGTCTGACTACATCAGGTCGTGTTTTCACGATGGGAAGTACAGTCTATGGCCAGCTAGGAAATCCACAATCTGACGGTACTTCTCCTTGCTTGGTAGAAGATAACATTACTGGTGAATCTGTTGAACAACTCGCTTGTGGGGCATATCACGTTGCTGTGTTGACATCAAAAAATGAGGTCTACACGTGGGGTAAAGGAGCTAACGGGAGGTTGGGCCATGGTGATATAGACGACAGAAAGGTGCCAACAGTTCTCGAAGCTCTAAAGGATCGTCATGTTAAATCC GTTGCATGTGGTACAAATTACAGTGCCGCTATATGCCTACACAAATGGGTTTCGGGAGTCGAGCAGTCCCAGTGCTCTGCTTGTAGACTGACGTTTGGCTTCACCCGAAAGAGGCACAATTGCTATAATTGTGGACTAGTACACTGTCATGCATGTAGCTCAAAAAAAGCCGTAAGGGTTTCGTTGGCACCTAATCCCAGCAAACAGTATCGTGTATGTGATTCTTGTTTTGCTAAACTAAGTAAGGTAGCTGAAGCTGGGGTAAAATGCCGAAGAAACACTGGTGTTCCACCTCTTTATGCCGAAAACAAGAACAAGTTGTACAAAGATGATTTTAGGTTGGAGAAACCATCTAACCTTGATTTGATCGAACTGTTCAATGAAAAAGTAGCAAAACAAGGGAAAAAAGCTGATGTGGTCTGTACAACTATCGATGGACTTCAAACATGTCCAAAGCCTCTTCTTGCACCATCAATTGTGAATTCAAGGGCCTTGTCACCCTTGTCGATAAAGTGTAGTCCTCCACGATGTGCAACACCGGGTCCTACAGTATCAGTACTTTCTTCTTCGGAAACAAGTGCTGAAAGTTTGAAGATCAACGAACTTCTGAATCAAGAAGTGAATAAATTGCGGGTTCAG GTAGATAACCTTAAAAATCGATATGAACTGCAAGAATTGGAGCTAAGAAATTCAGCC AAGATAGTTCAGGAGGCAATGGTGTTAGCTGCCGAGGAATCAACTAAATGCAAGGCTGCAAAAGAAGTCATAAAGTCCCTCACAGCTCAG CTCAAAGATATGTCCAAGAGGTTGCCACTTGCAGTGTGTGACACTGAAAGCTTCAGGTTGGTAAATGGATTGGAGCCGAATGAGACAAATGGTAACTCAGATACCAGACCTCCCAATGGTGGTTCAAGTGTCCCTTCTTGTACAAGCAACACCCTCCAACgggttgatgctaaagaatccaAGCATGACAAAGCTGCTGACAGTGACTTGATATCTAAAAACAATGCTTGTGGCCAAATTGAAGCAGAGTGCATTGAACAATACGAACCTGGTGTATATATAACACTGGTACCACTTCAAGATGGAACTAGAGACCTCAAGAGAGTACGCTTCAG TCGAAGAAGATTCAGGGAACACCAAGCAGAAACTTGGTGGTTGGAGAACCGGGAAAAAATATACGAGACATACAACATTTGTGGATCAGACAAGGTGTCGGTATTTTGCCAGACGGCCCTTTGA
- the LOC140807855 gene encoding uncharacterized protein: MVTKERSSKMATMMATLLVAVLALAMPSLTNADYKYSSPPPPPPVYKYKSPPPPPPVYKYKSPPPPPPPVYKYKSPPPPVYKYKSPPPPPPVYKYKSPPPPVYKYKSPPPPPPVYKYKSPPPPVYKYKSPPPPPPVYKYKSPPPPPVYKYKSPPPPPPVYKYKSPPPPVYKYKSPPPPPPVYKYKSPPPPVYKYKSPPPPPPVYKYKSPPPPIYKYKSPPPPPPVYKYKSPPPPPVYKYKSPPPPPPVYKYKSPPPPVYKYKSPPPPPPVYKYKSPPPPPPVYKYKSPPPPPPVYKYKSPPPPIYKYKSPPPPPPVYKYKSPPPPPPVYKYKSPPPPYHNWGREELTKDTNMAAKAKGSTMASLLATLLVAVVALGLPSLTNADYKYSSPPPPPHPVYEYKSPPPPPPHHEYKPPHEYKPPHHEYKYKSPPPPPPHHEYKPPHHEYKYKSPPPPHHEYKPPHHEYKYKSPPPPHHEYKPPHEYKPPHHEYKYKSPPPPHHEYKPPHHEYKYKSPPPPHHEYKPPHHEYKYKSPPPPHHEYKPPHHEYKYKSPPPPHHEYKPPHHEYKYKSPPPPPPHHEYKPPHHEYKYKSPPPPPPHHVYEYKSPPPPPPHPVYKYKSPPPPYHY; encoded by the exons ATGGTAACAAAAGAAAGGAGCTCTAAAATGGCCACAATGATGGCCACTCTTCTTGTGGCAGTGCTGGCTCTTGCCATGCCTTCGTTAACCAATGCTGACTACAAATATTcatcaccaccaccaccacccccGGTATACAAGTATAAGTCgcctccaccaccacctccgGTATACAAATACAaatctccaccaccaccaccaccgccgGTGTATAAATACAAGTCCCCGCCACCACCGGTATACAAATATAAATCTCCTCCACCACCGCCACCGGTGTACAAATACAAGTCTCCTCCCCCACCAGTTTACAAGTACAAATCCCCGCCGCCACCACCGCCAGTGTACAAATACAAATCCCCACCACCACCAGTTTATAAGTATAAgtctccaccaccaccacccccAGTATACAAATACAagtctcctcctccacctccagtcTACAAGTACAAATCTCCGCCGCCGCCACCACCGGTGTACAAGTACAAGTCCCCTCCTCCTCCTGTCTATAAATACAAATCTCCTCCACCACCACCCCCAGTCTACAAATACAAATCCCCTCCACCTCCAGTCTACAAGTACAAATCCCCTCCACCACCGCCACCGGTGTACAAATACAAGTCACCTCCACCACCAATATACAAGTACAAGTCTCCCCCGCCACCACCCCCGGTATACAAATATAagtctcctcctccacctccagtaTACAAGTACAAATCTCCTCCGCCACCACCTCCCGTTTACAAATACAAGTCCCCTCCACCACCAGTTTACAAGTACAAatcacctccaccaccacctccagttTACAAGTACAAATCTCCTCCGCCACCACCTCCAGTTTACAAGTACAAATCTCCTCCGCCACCACCTCCAGTTTACAAATACAAGTCCCCTCCACCACCAATTTACAAATATAAATCTCCCCCGCCACCACCTCCGGTCTACAAATACAAATCTCCCCCACCACCTCCCCCAGTTTACAAATACAAATCTCCTCCACCGCCGTACCACAACT GGGGGCGAGAGGAGCTAACGAAAGACACAAACATGGCAGCAAAAGCAAAAGGCTCTACAATGGCTTCTCTGCTTGCCACTTTGCTTGTGGCAGTGGTGGCTCTCGGTCTGCCTTCTTTAACCAATGCAGATTACAAATACTCTTCTCCCCCACCACCTCCACATCCCGTCTACGAATACAAATCCCCACCACCGCCACCACCACACCACGAATATAAACCACCACACGAATATAAACCACCACACCATGAGTATAAATATAAGtctcctccaccaccaccaccacaccACGAATATAAACCACCACACCACGAGTATAAATATAagtcaccaccaccaccacaccACGAGTATAAACCACCACACCACGAGTATAAATATAAGTCCCCTCCACCACCACACCACGAATATAAACCACCACACGAGTATAAACCACCACACCACGAGTATAAATACAAGTCTCCTCCACCACCACACCACGAATATAAACCACCACACCACGAGTATAAATATAAGTCCCCTCCACCACCACACCACGAATATAAACCACCACACCacgaatataaatataaatcaccTCCACCACCACACCATGAATATAAACCACCACACCACGAATACAAATATAAATCACCTCCACCACCACACCACGAATATAAACCACCACACCACGAATATAAATACAAGTcccctccaccaccaccaccacatcACGAATATAAACCACCACACCACGAATACAAATATAAgtcacctccaccaccaccgccaCACCACGTTTACGAATATAAGTCTcccccaccaccaccaccacatcCGGTCTACAAGTACAAGTCTCCTCCTCCTCCATACCACTACTAA